Sequence from the Afifella aestuarii genome:
GTCGCCATCGGGCACGGCAAGTGCGCCCCCCGGGCAGAAATCGTTCTGGACGTCGATGACGAGAAGGAGGTCTTTTGCCCCGATGCTGAAGTCGCCCATGTCGCTGTCTCCGTTCTTACCCTCACTGTGGCGCGGCGCCGGGCGAACGCAAGGCCTGAGTTTCAGGCGCGTGGGAGAGACGGGGGACGCAAAGGAGGAATGCGTCCCCTGAAGATCGCCGACCTCAGCCCTTCACGCCCCCTTGTGCCAGGCCGGAGACGAGCGCGCGCTGCAGGAGAATGCCGATGATGAGCGGCGGCAGCGCCGTCAGAATTCCGGCGGTTGCGAGCAGGCCGTAATCGGAGACGCGGCCGCTGGCGAGATTGGCGATCGCCACGGTGAGCGTCTGGCTGCGGTCGTCGTTGGTCAGGATGAAGGCGTAGAAGAATTCGTCCCAGACGAGGAGGATGGAGAAGAGCACGACGGTCGCAAGCGCCGGCTTTGCCATCGGCAGTGTGACGCTGCGCAGCACCGTCAGCATGCTGGCCCCGTCGACGAAGGCGGCTTCTTCGATCTCATGCGAGATGTTGTCGAAATTGCTCTTCAGAAGCCAGGTGGTGAAGGGCAGGACGATGGAACAGTCGACCAGCATCAGCCCGGTCTTGGTGTTCAAGAGGCCGAGCCCGTTCAAAAAGGCGAAGAGCGGAACGATGAGGGCGACCGGCGGCAGCATGTAGGTCGCGACGACGACATAGAGAAGGTTGCTCTGCCCGCCCTTGGAGCGGGAGAAGGACCAGGCCGCGGGGACCGCCGCGCAAAGCGCGATCGCTGTCGCGCCGAAAGCGACGAGCGCCGTATTGCGCATGGCGTAGAGGAACATCTCGCCGCGGCTGTTGGGCTCGAGCGTCGTGAGCTTGGCGTAATTGTCGAAATTCAGCTTCTCGGGAAGCCACTCGAAGGGGAGGGTCGTCAGATGCGTCGTCGTGCTGACGCTGACGAGGAGGAGCCAGAGGATCGGCGCCAGGATGATGACGGCGACGAGGATCGCCAGAGCATGCAGGACGATGCGGAGGGCAAGAGGTTGTTTCATTGTGCCCCCTGGCGGCGCAGGAGCGCCACGTAGACGTTGATGAGGATGAGGCTGACGAGCACGATCAACAGGCCTTGCGAGGCGCCGGATCCGGCCCGGAAATTCGAAAAGGCTTCCTGGTAGACCTGAATGCTCATGGTCTTGGTGCTGTTGGCGGGGCCACCCCGCGTCATCACCCAGACGATATCGAAGACCTTGACGCCCTCGATGGTTCGAAGGACGGCCGCGACCATCAACGGTCCGACGATCGCTGGCATGGTGACGGTCTTGAAGCGCGACCATGGCGAGGCGCCATCGATATGCGCGGCTTCCAGCTGTTCGCGCGGTACGCCTTGCAGGGCGGCGAGCGTGATCATCGCCACGAGCGGCACCGTCTTCCAGATGTCGGCGACGGCGATGGCGTAGATCGCGGTCGCGGGCGAGCCGAGCCAGCTCTGATAGGAATCGAGGAGGCCGATCTGCGTCAGAACCGCGTTGAGACCGCCGAAATCGGGATTGTAGATCAGCCGCCACGACATGGCGTTCACCACTGTCGGCAGCGCCCAGGGGAGGATCAGGAGCGCGCGAAAGAAGCGCCTGCCGTAAAGCGGCTGATCAAGCAGCAAAGCCACCAAGACGCCGAGAACGAGTTCCAGCGAAACGGTGAGGGCGACGAAGAAGATTGTCGTCGCAAGCGCGCCGCGAACTTGCGGCGAGCGGAAGGCGCGGATGTAATTGTCGAGGCCGACCCAGTCGCCTGTGTACTGGGTCAGCTGTGCCGAGGTGAAACTCATCCATATCGTGTCGAGGAACGGCCATCCGACGATGATCAGGACACCGACCGCGAGAGGCGCGATCATGAGCCAGGCAGTCAGACGCTGCCTGGAATGATACGATAGGGATGAGCGCATCGAAGGAAGGCCTTACTGGTCGGTCAGGGATTTAAGCTGATCGGCGGCCGAGCCGAGGGCGTCTTCCGGGGAGGAGGCGCCGAGAAGGGCTTCCTGGATCGACACCTGCAGGATGTTCGACGCTTCCTGGTAGTTCGGCAGGGTCGGACGGGCGATCATCGCGGTGAAAGCGTTGCTTGCAGCCTTCATGAGATCCTCGCGACCCGAGATGACCTCGGAATTCTCGAAAGAAGCCTTCCAGATCGGCAGGCTGCGCTCTGCGTGACTGTTCTGCATCTCCGGCGAGGACATGTGCTGGACGTACTTCCAGGCGATGTCGGCTTTGTCGCTGTTGGCGGTGACGCCGAGACCCATGGAGCCGTTCACGCCGGACGCTTCCGTGCGGTCCTTAACGCCGAGCGGTGCCATGACGCCGACCTTGCCGCTGATGTCGGATTCCTTCGGATCGTTGGCGAGGTTGTACATATAAGGCCAGTTGAGGGCGAACGCAGCCTGGCCGCTCGAGAACACCCGGCGCACATCCTCTTCGAGATATTCCGTCGAATTCGGGTTGGTGATGCCGTCGTCGAGCGTGGAGACCATGAACTTCAGCGCTTCAAGGCCGCCATCCTCCTGGAAGACCGGAGCGCCGTCCTTGTCGAGGAACTTGCCGTCGAAGGCGTCGAGAAGCACGGTGTAGTCGCAGATCACGGCTTCCGCCTGCGCCCAGCTCCACACGATCGGGTATTCGACGATACCCTGCTCCTTCATCGCCTTGGCCTGCTCGACGAGTTCGCTCCAGGTCTGCGGAGCGTGATCGAAACCGGCCTTCTCGACCATTTCCTTGTTGTAGAAGAAGAGCTTGGAGCTATTCGTCCACGGCATGCCGTAATAGTGGCCGTTATATTCCACGGTCGTCCAGGCGCCGGGGAAAATCTCGTCTTTGACCTCAGAGGAGATGTTGTCCGTCTCATCGGCGAGGATGCCGCGCTTGGCATATTCCGCGGTCCAGATCACGTCGAAGAGGACAACGTCGTAACCCTGGCTGGAACTGCTGGCGAGGAGGGTCTTGTCGCGCAGGCCTTCGTAGGGGACGAACTCGAGATTGACTTTGACGTCGGGGTTCGCCTTCTCAAAGGCCTCTGTCATGCTGCGGACATCGGCCTCGTTGTAGGAGGCCTGCGACATGTAGAGAGCATTGATGGTCGTTTCCGCCGAGGCGGGGCCGGCCATGCCCAGGCCGAGCGATGATGCGACCAAGGCGGTGGCCGCACTGAGGCGTAAAATGTTCATGCACTTGGACTCCATTTCAGTTGCGGACAGTTCCAGCGACATCGAAACCGCGAGGATTAATAATTCAAATTGTTTTGCTAAATAGATCAAGGGCAAAATTGTCTGTCAACGGGCGTTAGCCTGGCCTGTCGCCCTTATTGCACTGCAAAAATCTGCCGATAGGGCCTGAGTGGGTGCACCCTTTGGACGGCGGCGCGCACTCTTTCGAGTGAGGTGCGAGCGCCCGTTCCGAGCCCGCACAGCGCCCCACTTCGGCGCTCAAAGCGCTCCGAAAAGGCCGGCTCCTGCGGCATTCTCCAGCTCTGGCCCGTCTTCCTTCGCAAGCGGATGCAGAAGGCGCGACATCGGCAGAGCTGCAGCTCCTGCCGCTGGCGTATCGAAGCGGACGTCGCCCTTGATGAGCCGTGCGCCTCGGGTCCCTGGATCCGCCGCGGAGCTCGGCAACAGTGGAAAAGTCTTCTCGACGAGGGCGGTCAGGATCGGGTCGGGAAGCAAGCCTCCCACGACGATGCCGCTCGGGTCGAAGAGATTCTCAAGCCCGTTGACGGCGATGCGCAGATAGTAGGCGGCGTCGTCGAGCCACTTTGCGAGCGCGTTATTGCCCGTCTGAAAGGCTTTCAGGAGCAGCTCGGGGCTTGCGCCCTGCCATTCGTTCTCGGTTTGAAGGATCGCCTCGTAGGCGCTGTGCAGCGAGACGTAGCGCTCCAGACAGCCCCGATTGCCGCAGGCGCAGGGCTTGCCGCCGGGATTGACGATGAGATGGCCGAGTTCCGCCGCTCTTTGCCGCACGCCGGTAAAGGGGCGCCCGTCGATGACGATGCCACCGCCGAGACCGAGGCCGAAATAGATGTAAATGAAGGTCGGATGGGTCTGGCCGAAGCCGTAGAGACTTTCGCCGATCGCCGCGGCTGTCGCGTCGTTATCCACAAAAACCGGCAGGTTGAGACGTCCGGAAAGCTCCTGGGCGAGCGGAAAATCGAGCCAGCCTTCCATCGTGAGGGGGCCGCGTGATGCGAAGGTGCCGCTCTCGAAAAAGCCCGGCATCACCGCGCCGAGCCCGAGAAGGCGCCGCCGGATTTCGTCGTTTCCGTTGACCAGGCCGTCGACGGCCCGCTCCACGAGAGGCAAGACCTCGCCCGGATTTTGGCGGGCGATCGGAAGCGCGGTGCGTGCAACGATGTGCCCCAGAACGTCGACGAGCAGGCCGACCAGCTGGTTCTGATCGAGGTGGATGCCGATCGTGTAGGCGCCTTCCTCGTCGACCACATATTCGGTGGCTGGCTGGCCCTTGCGACCGAGGCGACGCCCGGTCTCCTTGATGAGGCCGAGTGCGATCAATTCCCCGGCTATGTTGGAGGCGGTCTGCGAGGTGAGGCCCGTCATCCGGGCGATCTCTGAGCGCGACAGCGGGCCGTGTTTCAAAACCGCTTCGAACGCCACGCGGCGATTGCGTCTTCTCGCATGTTCGAGGTTTGTGCCCTGAAGCGACATCGCACTCCGTCTCGCTGTAAATGGTTGAGTTTTCCAAAACGTTTTGATTAATAGGGACCCATTACGTCAATCAACTTCCTCGATACGGATCCTCAGGCTGCGTTATGACCATGAAAATCAGTGACTTTATCGCCCAACAACCGGCGGCGGTCGAGAAAGTCCTGTCCGACTTGCCGTCACAGATCGAAGCGGCGCTCCCGGAATCGGAGCCTGAACGCGTCATTTTGATCGGCACCGGCAGTTCGATGAATGCGCTCCTTGCCGCCTCTGACAGCTTTTCCGGTCTCCCTGCCGAGCTTGCGCTGCGCAGCCCGCTGACCTTCCTGGCCGAGGCCGGCGAGCGCCGCGTCGCCAAGAGCCTTGCCATCGTCTTGTCCCAGTCGGGCAACAGCAGCGATACGATCGCGGCGACGAAACAGGCCCGCAAAGAGGGCATGGATGTCATCGTGGTGACGGCCGGACGAGATGCGCCGCTTGCCGCCTGTGATGTGAAGCTCGTCTGGCTTCCGGTCGAGGACGAGACCGTCGGGCCGAAGACCAAGGGCTACACGGCGAGCGTTTTGGCGCTTCGCTTGATCGGCATGGCGCTGAGCGGCAAGACGATGCCGACAGCGGCGCGTGGTTTCGTCGACGGTTATGCGCAGCTGATCGAGACGGCGCGCATCTGGTCGACCAACATGGCGCCGAAGCTCGCCGGTGCCGATGTGATCGCAGTGCTGGGGCAGGGACGGCATTACGGTTCTGCCCTGGAGGGTTCGTTGAAAGTGGCGGAAATGGCCGGCATTCCCTCCTTTGGCCTCGAAACCGAGGAGGCGAGCCACGGCCGTCTGCACGGCCTCACCAAGAAGAGCGTGACGATTGCGCTTGCTTCGAACGCGGACGAGCTCGATCTGGCACGCCGTGTCGTGGCGGCAATGGCGCATTACGGCCTTACCGGCTTCATCTTCGATCTCACCGGCAAGGAGCCTGAGGGGATCGTCTGGCCGGCGTCGGAAGAGCCGACGCAAGGTCTCGATACCTTGAGCGCCGTCGTGCCGTTTCAGTGGCTCGCAGTCGATCTTGCCGCGGAACGCGGGCTCGTGCCGGAGGATATGCCTTATCCGGGCATGACGCAGCGGCTCGGCATCAAGGTCGGAGAGGCCGTTTGACGCCCGAATTCCTTTTTGCGGTCGATGTCGGTGGATCCTCGGTGAAGCTTGGCATCGTCGACGGCAACGGCGTCGTCGTCGCCAAGAGCGCACTTCCCTTTCCTTCGCTGGCAAGCTTCGAAGCCCTCGTGGAGGGGGCTGCCGAAAGCCTCGATGCCTTGGCGCGTACGGTCTCAGCTGCGCCCGAAGCGATCGGGATCGCGGCGCCTGGCTATGCGGATCCCGCCACCGGCCTGCCGCTCGACGGCACCGGAAATGTTCCGCTTCTTCAGGGCGGCTCGCTTGCGGCTGAGCTCGCCAGGCGGCTGAACGTGCCCGCCGCGACGGACAACGACGCGATCTCTGCCACGCTCGGCGAATTGGAGTTCGGTGTCGGCAGGCGCGTTTCGAGCTTTGCCCTCATCACGGTGGGCACCGGCATTGGCGGCGCCCTCGTCATCGATCGGCGCATCGTGCGCGGCCGTGATGGCAAGCCGCCGGAATTCGGCGCCATGGTTTTGGAGCCGGGTCATCCGTATGAACGCTATGGTCTTCACGGTACGTTTGAGGATCTTGCGGGTGGCAAGGCCGTCATCGCCGCCTATGCCGCGGAGACCGGAGAAGCGGCCGAAGATCTCAGCATGAGCCTTTTGCGCGAACGCGCTCTGGCCGGCGATGCACGAGCCGACGCGGCATTCGAGACGATGGGGCGCTACATCGCCCAGGCATTCGGGACGATGATCAATCTCACCGCCATCGAGCTTTGCGTCGTCGGCGGGGGCATCTCGCTCGCCGGAGGCTTTCTGCTGGACCGTATCCGTCGCCACCTTCGGGCAAACACCTGGCCGTATCTGGTTGATGATGCCCGGATCTTGGCGACCGAGCATGGTAACGATTCCGGTCTCATCGGAGCGGCAGCCATGGTGCGCCGCCGTCTCAATCCTGTGGCGGGCGAAAACGTCCCCGTCATCAAACCATCGGCATTCGTTTGAACGAGGTGACCGCCATGGCCCGAGAGCTGCAAGTTGAACTTCGAGGCGTGCGTAAGAAGTTCGGGGCCGCGGAGGTGATCCGCGGTGTCGACCTCGGTGTCGAGCCCGGAGAATTCGTCGTCTTCGTCGGACCGTCTGGATGCGGGAAGTCGACGCTCCTGCGCTTGATTGCGGGGCTGGAGGAGATCACCTCCGGCGACCTTCTGATCGAGGGGCGTTCGGTGAAAGATTTGTCGCCTGCCAAGCGCGGCATCTCGATGGTGTTCCAGTCCTACGCGCTCTATCCGCATCTGACCGTTGAAGAGAATATGGGCTTCGGCCTGAAGCAGGCGAAGGTCGAGAAGTCGGAGATCAAGCGGCAGGTCACGGAAGCGGCAGAAATGCTGCGCCTGTCGGAGCTTCTCCAGCGCAAGCCGCGGCAATTGTCCGGCGGACAGCGCCAGCGTGTCGCCATCGGTCGTGCGATCGTGCGCGATCCGAAGGTCTTCCTGTTCGACGAGCCTTTGTCCAACCTCGACGCAGCTCTGCGCGCCCAGATGCGCATCGAGATCGCGCGCCTGCATCGCGACATGGACGCCACGATGATCTACGTCACGCACGATCAGACCGAGGCGATGACGCTCGCCGACCGCATCGTGGTGTTGAACGAGGGGCGCATCGAGCAGGTGGGCACGCCGCTCGAACTCTATGGCAAGCCGAAGACCCGTTTCGTGGCGAGCTTCATCGGCAGCCCGCAGATGAACTTCCTGCCGGTGCGCGTCGCCGGAGCATCGGAGGGAAGTCCTTGCCTCAAGCTCCCGAACGGGGTCGAAATGGCTTTTCCGGAAGCGCCGGCGGCGGCGATCGATCGGGACGATGTCGTGCTCGGCATCCGTCCGCATGAGATCAAGTTCAGCCGCGAGAAGACCGAAGGTATTGCGGCCGAGATCGTCGTCGTCGAGACTTTCGGCAACCACACGCTTCTCTATGCCAATATCGGCGAGGATGATCTCGTGACCGTCGAGACGGCTGGGATCAGCGATGTGACGACGGGCGAGCGCGTTTGGCTGAGCTTCGATCCCGCCCATTGCCATTTCTTCGACGGGGATGGTCAGGCTCTATAGTTCGGGCCGAGGCTTTGACGGCATCGGCCACCTCCGTGCTCGAAGGGGTGTCCGGAGGAGGCGACCCAGAGGAGGTTGCTGGAGGGGACACGGGCAGTCCGCCTCTGTTGCAAAAATCCTGTACTGAAAGGCGCTATTCGTCCCGTGGGGTGATGCCTCTGAGGCCAGACGAAGAGGGTGTCGAGACCTGGCAACATGTGGCATTATGGCCGGATCGGGGCGCGGGCGCCTGTAGAAATCGTCATACATCGAAGTATTACCCTCCAATTCCGATGTAAATATTACGAATATTGGAGCTTCGAATGGCCGTTTTATGGCAAAAAGCAACCTGCACGCGCTAAAAATAAACCGAAAATAGAATTTTCTCCTATTGCCGGTGGGTAACGAAAGCGTTAGCGGCCTTGCCGACTTGACATATGCCTCTCTTAGCGCCAGTAAAAGCCCGTTACCGGTTTCCGAGCGCGAGAGTGCAAGGATGAAAAGGGAATACGGTGAGGCCTACCAAAAAGGGGCCGAAACCGTAGCTGCCCCCGCAACTGTGAGCGGAGAGCAGGGCTGGGAGTGCCACTGGCGCGAAAGTGCTGGGAAGGTAGCCCTTGCTTGGTGCCGCGAGCCAGGAGACCTGCCGGTGATGTGCGTCGGGCTGTGTGGGCTGTCGGCGTACAACGAGGGATGTCGGGGTCTGCATCCAGCGACGAAAATCACGGCGGGCAGCGCTTGCGCTTGCTTGTCATCTTTCGGCGTTGGGCAGGTCGGTC
This genomic interval carries:
- a CDS encoding carbohydrate ABC transporter permease, producing the protein MKQPLALRIVLHALAILVAVIILAPILWLLLVSVSTTTHLTTLPFEWLPEKLNFDNYAKLTTLEPNSRGEMFLYAMRNTALVAFGATAIALCAAVPAAWSFSRSKGGQSNLLYVVVATYMLPPVALIVPLFAFLNGLGLLNTKTGLMLVDCSIVLPFTTWLLKSNFDNISHEIEEAAFVDGASMLTVLRSVTLPMAKPALATVVLFSILLVWDEFFYAFILTNDDRSQTLTVAIANLASGRVSDYGLLATAGILTALPPLIIGILLQRALVSGLAQGGVKG
- a CDS encoding carbohydrate ABC transporter permease, translated to MIAPLAVGVLIIVGWPFLDTIWMSFTSAQLTQYTGDWVGLDNYIRAFRSPQVRGALATTIFFVALTVSLELVLGVLVALLLDQPLYGRRFFRALLILPWALPTVVNAMSWRLIYNPDFGGLNAVLTQIGLLDSYQSWLGSPATAIYAIAVADIWKTVPLVAMITLAALQGVPREQLEAAHIDGASPWSRFKTVTMPAIVGPLMVAAVLRTIEGVKVFDIVWVMTRGGPANSTKTMSIQVYQEAFSNFRAGSGASQGLLIVLVSLILINVYVALLRRQGAQ
- a CDS encoding extracellular solute-binding protein, giving the protein MLRLSAATALVASSLGLGMAGPASAETTINALYMSQASYNEADVRSMTEAFEKANPDVKVNLEFVPYEGLRDKTLLASSSSQGYDVVLFDVIWTAEYAKRGILADETDNISSEVKDEIFPGAWTTVEYNGHYYGMPWTNSSKLFFYNKEMVEKAGFDHAPQTWSELVEQAKAMKEQGIVEYPIVWSWAQAEAVICDYTVLLDAFDGKFLDKDGAPVFQEDGGLEALKFMVSTLDDGITNPNSTEYLEEDVRRVFSSGQAAFALNWPYMYNLANDPKESDISGKVGVMAPLGVKDRTEASGVNGSMGLGVTANSDKADIAWKYVQHMSSPEMQNSHAERSLPIWKASFENSEVISGREDLMKAASNAFTAMIARPTLPNYQEASNILQVSIQEALLGASSPEDALGSAADQLKSLTDQ
- a CDS encoding ROK family transcriptional regulator; the encoded protein is MAFEAVLKHGPLSRSEIARMTGLTSQTASNIAGELIALGLIKETGRRLGRKGQPATEYVVDEEGAYTIGIHLDQNQLVGLLVDVLGHIVARTALPIARQNPGEVLPLVERAVDGLVNGNDEIRRRLLGLGAVMPGFFESGTFASRGPLTMEGWLDFPLAQELSGRLNLPVFVDNDATAAAIGESLYGFGQTHPTFIYIYFGLGLGGGIVIDGRPFTGVRQRAAELGHLIVNPGGKPCACGNRGCLERYVSLHSAYEAILQTENEWQGASPELLLKAFQTGNNALAKWLDDAAYYLRIAVNGLENLFDPSGIVVGGLLPDPILTALVEKTFPLLPSSAADPGTRGARLIKGDVRFDTPAAGAAALPMSRLLHPLAKEDGPELENAAGAGLFGAL
- a CDS encoding SIS domain-containing protein — translated: MTMKISDFIAQQPAAVEKVLSDLPSQIEAALPESEPERVILIGTGSSMNALLAASDSFSGLPAELALRSPLTFLAEAGERRVAKSLAIVLSQSGNSSDTIAATKQARKEGMDVIVVTAGRDAPLAACDVKLVWLPVEDETVGPKTKGYTASVLALRLIGMALSGKTMPTAARGFVDGYAQLIETARIWSTNMAPKLAGADVIAVLGQGRHYGSALEGSLKVAEMAGIPSFGLETEEASHGRLHGLTKKSVTIALASNADELDLARRVVAAMAHYGLTGFIFDLTGKEPEGIVWPASEEPTQGLDTLSAVVPFQWLAVDLAAERGLVPEDMPYPGMTQRLGIKVGEAV
- a CDS encoding ROK family protein; translated protein: MTPEFLFAVDVGGSSVKLGIVDGNGVVVAKSALPFPSLASFEALVEGAAESLDALARTVSAAPEAIGIAAPGYADPATGLPLDGTGNVPLLQGGSLAAELARRLNVPAATDNDAISATLGELEFGVGRRVSSFALITVGTGIGGALVIDRRIVRGRDGKPPEFGAMVLEPGHPYERYGLHGTFEDLAGGKAVIAAYAAETGEAAEDLSMSLLRERALAGDARADAAFETMGRYIAQAFGTMINLTAIELCVVGGGISLAGGFLLDRIRRHLRANTWPYLVDDARILATEHGNDSGLIGAAAMVRRRLNPVAGENVPVIKPSAFV
- a CDS encoding ABC transporter ATP-binding protein; translation: MARELQVELRGVRKKFGAAEVIRGVDLGVEPGEFVVFVGPSGCGKSTLLRLIAGLEEITSGDLLIEGRSVKDLSPAKRGISMVFQSYALYPHLTVEENMGFGLKQAKVEKSEIKRQVTEAAEMLRLSELLQRKPRQLSGGQRQRVAIGRAIVRDPKVFLFDEPLSNLDAALRAQMRIEIARLHRDMDATMIYVTHDQTEAMTLADRIVVLNEGRIEQVGTPLELYGKPKTRFVASFIGSPQMNFLPVRVAGASEGSPCLKLPNGVEMAFPEAPAAAIDRDDVVLGIRPHEIKFSREKTEGIAAEIVVVETFGNHTLLYANIGEDDLVTVETAGISDVTTGERVWLSFDPAHCHFFDGDGQAL